From Nicotiana tabacum cultivar K326 chromosome 20, ASM71507v2, whole genome shotgun sequence, one genomic window encodes:
- the LOC142174732 gene encoding uncharacterized protein LOC142174732 — protein sequence MLLQTTYQDKGTQTDESQETKDLFAILTTLSLQMDGMGKRLQQLEKSQPSQQHDYKDAELSRSEDSKLPELEGDVGKLQKTHNKVCLYTTAGTSKQVNKKPHTNVNLNNIFDKPITPKRPKETIVKTPQTSTYANSLHQNKKIYNHITQTYIENIYKIQTFLNLNPRATTTTDPTQDYITQKLQGYNRLIAHPKTRSNLVKTCYNYGLFSTVYTYDGEEISGIPELYKAFITFKRITKGNLFFIKFYTAPAEILYDEIKPIIQVVKIGLTRDMIIPEEIEQQPEIPKIEIPGFYANKRIIGIETIIQELANNYLQENAIWSYYLRDQLMIYANSRELRQRDMDEVQKWILSLLKPEIQPTTRALKKGFISNELLTKYCKLVGHKYPDHICSKCNGEDNHVPEVQLE from the coding sequence atgttattgcagactacctatcaagacaaaggtacccaaactgatgaaagccaagaaacaaaagatttatttgcaatccttactactctatctttaCAGATGGatggtatgggaaaaagattacaacagctagagaAAAGCCAGccaagtcagcagcatgactataaagatgcggagctaagtcgatcGGAAGACTCAAAACTTCCAGagttagaaggagacgttgggaaactccaaaaaacccataacaaaGTTTGTTTATATACAACTGCAGGTACAAGTAAACAAGTTAACAAGAAGCCACATACCAATGTCAATTTAAATAACATATTTGATAAACCAATTACTCCGAAAAGGCCAAAAGAAACAATAGTTAAGACACCACAAACCTCAACCTATGCCAACAGCctacaccaaaataaaaaaatatacaaccaTATTACCCAGActtatattgaaaatatatacaaaatccaAACATTTCTAAACCTTAACCCCAGAGCAACTACTACAACAGATCCAACACAGGACTATATAACCCAAAAACTCCAAGGATATAATAGACTTATTGCACATCCAAAAACTAGATCCAAtttagtaaaaacatgttacaattACGGATTATTTAGCACGGTATATACCTATGATGGAGAAGAGATAAGTGGAATACCAGAACTATATAAAGCATTTATTACATTTAAAAGAATTACAAAAGGAaacctattttttataaaattctatacagcaccagctgaGATACTATACGATGAAATAAAACCTATTATACAGGTTGTAAAAATAGGATtgacacgagatatgataataccagaaGAAATAGAACAACAACCAGAAATACCAAAAATCGAGATACCAGGTTTTTACGCCAACAAAAGAATAATTGGAATAGAAACTATTATCCAAGAACTAGCCAACAATTATTTACAAGAAAATGCTATTTGGAGCTACTACTTAAGAGATCAACTAATGATATATGCGAATTCAAGAGAACTACGACAaagagatatggatgaagtccaaaaatggattttatcattactAAAACCGGAGATACAACCAACTACAAGAGCACTAAAGAAAGGATTTATTTCCAATGAATTATTGACAAAATACTGCAAATTAGTAGGGCACAAATACCCAGATCATATATGTTCAAAATGCAACGGAGAAGATAATCATGTACCAGAAGTACAACTGGAATGA